A window of Silurus meridionalis isolate SWU-2019-XX chromosome 28, ASM1480568v1, whole genome shotgun sequence contains these coding sequences:
- the nop10 gene encoding H/ACA ribonucleoprotein complex subunit 3, translating into MFLQFYLNENGERVYTLKKVDPEGRPTSSAHPARFSPDDKFSRHRVTVKKRFGLLLTQQPRPVL; encoded by the exons ATGTTTCTGCAGTTCTACCTGAACGAGAACGGAGAGAGAGTTTACACTCTGAAG AAAGTGGATCCAGAGGGTCGGCCCACCAGCTCGGCCCATCCGGCTCGCTTTTCTCCGGATGACAAATTCTCCAGGCACAGAGTGACCGTGAAGAAACGTTTCGGATTACTGCTCACCCAGCAGCCACGACCTGTGCTGTGA
- the lpcat4 gene encoding lysophospholipid acyltransferase LPCAT4: MERTGPPSPTYKHPFVHEVKLTTSQRLQSIIMGCVLFPIRITLAILFFLLMWPIARLQQVGLSQEERAKPVQGWRLWILHPIMIFLSRSVFFSMGFLWIKVKGRQATQKEAPVLAVAPHSGFLDMLVLSLVGLPTVVSRSENANLPVIGALLEFNQAVLVSRKDPESRRKCVSQIKERLTSNGYWPQMLMFPEGTTTNGKVLIKFKPGAFLAGVPVQPVLLHYPNEIDTVRWTWKGASWLDCLWYTAARLYTNVTVEFLPVYTPSQEEKDNPELFADNIQKLMAKALGVPATDYVLEGFFPVTKLGGLSLPLESPSKETLKMLKRKGLSKAQVETLINTMIDRCHSGQVTITVEQLTSLLGLDNRKTAAQICSFYSKSETLDLRQLCLSLCTAAELRTPESLLHTAFMMYNSNGEGLLSAEDLSGLIAALVGVAQYSIAEMYSELTNRGPPTERALYDLLTTHPTYQKFFKEYLEQKKPKLTEDRNHNGIPNGKTSRNNDGNRDRHGMNQKCD, translated from the exons ATGGAGAGAACAGGACCACCCTCTCCGACCTACAAGCACCCGTTCGTCCACGAGGTCAAACTGACCACATCTCAAAGGCTTCAG AGTATCATCATGGGATGTGTCCTCTTCCCCATTCGCATCACACTCGCCATCCTCTTCTTCCTGCTCATGTGGCCCATCGCTCGTCTCCAACAAGTAGGATTGTCACAGGAAGAGCGGGCGAAACCAGTCCAAGGCTGGAGACTATGGATTTTGCATCCCATCATGATCTTCCTAAGTCGGTCCGTGTTCTTTTCCATGGGCTTCCTCTGGATAAAGGTCAAAGGTCGACAGGCTACACAGAAAGAGGCCCCTGTGTTGGCCGTGGCCCCCCACAGTGGCTTTCTAGACATGCTGGTACTCAGCTTAGTAGGACTCCCTACGGTGGTGTCGCGGTCTGAAAATGCCAACCTGCCAGTTATTGGAG CCCTTTTGGAGTTTAACCAGGCCGTGTTAGTTAGCCGGAAGGATCCCGAGTCGAGGAGGAAGTGCGTGTCTCAGATCAAAGAAAGACTTACTTCCAATGGTTACTGGCCTCAG ATGCTAATGTTTCCTGAAGGAACCACCACAAATGGTAAAGTCCTCATCAAATTCAAGCCTG GTGCATTCTTGGCAGGTGTTCCAGTTCAGCCAGTGCTGCTTCACTACCCTAATGAAATA GACACTGTGCGCTGGACTTGGAAAGGAGCATCATG GCTTGATTGTCTGTGGTACACCGCGGCTCGGCTCTATACCAACGTTACAGTGGAG TTCCTGCCTGTCTACACGCCCTCTCAGGAGGAAAAGGACAACCCGGAGCTATTCGCAGATAATATTCAGAAACTCATGGCCAA agctCTGGGTGTTCCCGCTACAGACTATGTGttggagggtttttttcctGTTACAAAATTAGGTggtctttctcttcctctcgaGTCTCCTTCTAAGGAAACACTGAAAATGCTCAAACGTAAAGG tttaAGCAAAGCTCAAGTGGAGACTTTAATTAACACAATGATTGACAGATGTCACTCAGGACAGGTTACGATCACTGTGGAACAATTGACTTCCTTGTTGGGACTTGACAACAGAAAGACAGCTGCACAAATCTGTTCCTTTTACTCCAAG AGTGAAACACTGGACCTGAGGCAGTTGTGTTTAAGCTTGTGTACAGCTGCAGAACTCAGAACACCGGAGTCTCTCCTTCACACTGCGTTCATG atgtaCAACAGTAATGGTGAAGGATTGTTAAGTGCAGAAGATCTCTCCGGGCTTATAGCAGCACTGGTGGGAGTTGCACAATACAGCATTGCAGAGATGTACTCGGAATTGACCAATAGAGGACCGCCAACTGAAC gCGCATTGTATGACTTGTTAACGACACACCCAACGTATCAGAAGTTCTTCAAGGAATATTTGGAGCAGAAAAAACCAAAGCTAACGGAGGACAGAAATCACAACGGCATTCCGAACGGAAAGACCAGTCGCAATAACGACGGCAATCGGGACAGACACGGAATGAACCAAAAGTGTGACTGA
- the emc4 gene encoding ER membrane protein complex subunit 4 isoform X1: MSSPGGQGGALSNKATGSKRMKWTLELSLANTRSRGDRQLKDGEVMYPVGYSDKPVPDTSVQEADRNLVEKRCWDVALGPLKQIPMNLFIMYMSGNTISIFPIMMVCMMAWRPIQALMSMSATFKLLESSSQQWLQGLVYLIGNLLGSALAIYKCQSMGLLPTHSSDWLAFIEPPQRLEIMGGGLVM; the protein is encoded by the exons ATGTCCTCACCTGGGGGACAGGGAGGAGCTTTGTCCAATAAAGCCACAGGATCAAAGAGGATGAAATGGACTCTCGAGCTGAGTCTGGCCAACACCAG GAGCCGAGGAGACAGGCAGCTGAAGGATGGAGAAGTTATGTATCCTGTGGGATACTCGGATAAACCAGTCCCTGACACCAGCGTGCAGGAAGCAGATCGCAACCTGGTGGAGAAG agatgcTGGGATGTAGCCCTTGGCCCTCTGAAGCAAATCCCCATGAACCTGTTCATCATGTACATGTCTGGCAACACAATTTCTATCTTCCCCATCATGATGGTGTGCATGATGGCGTGGAGACCTATTCAGGCGCTCATGTCCATGTCTGCCA CGTTTAAACTCCTGGAGAGTTCCAGTCAGCAGTGGCTCCAGGGTTTGGTCTACCTAATCGGCAACCTGCTCGGCTCGGCGCTCGCCATCTACAAGTGTCAATCAATGGGTCTCCTCCCAACACATTCGTCTGACTGGCTCGCCTTTATCGAGCCCCCGCAG agatTGGAGATAATGGGTGGAGGACTGGTCATGTGA
- the emc4 gene encoding ER membrane protein complex subunit 4 isoform X2 — translation MGKNKRNVKVRGDMSSPGGQGGALSNKATGSKRMKWTLELSLANTRSRGDRQLKDGEVMYPVGYSDKPVPDTSVQEADRNLVEKRCWDVALGPLKQIPMNLFIMYMSGNTISIFPIMMVCMMAWRPIQALMSMSATFKLLESSSQQWLQGLVYLIGNLLGSALAIYKCQSMGLLPTHSSDWLAFIEPPQRLEIMGGGLVM, via the exons ATGGGGAAAAATAAGCGCAATGTAAAAG TAAGAGGAGACATGTCCTCACCTGGGGGACAGGGAGGAGCTTTGTCCAATAAAGCCACAGGATCAAAGAGGATGAAATGGACTCTCGAGCTGAGTCTGGCCAACACCAG GAGCCGAGGAGACAGGCAGCTGAAGGATGGAGAAGTTATGTATCCTGTGGGATACTCGGATAAACCAGTCCCTGACACCAGCGTGCAGGAAGCAGATCGCAACCTGGTGGAGAAG agatgcTGGGATGTAGCCCTTGGCCCTCTGAAGCAAATCCCCATGAACCTGTTCATCATGTACATGTCTGGCAACACAATTTCTATCTTCCCCATCATGATGGTGTGCATGATGGCGTGGAGACCTATTCAGGCGCTCATGTCCATGTCTGCCA CGTTTAAACTCCTGGAGAGTTCCAGTCAGCAGTGGCTCCAGGGTTTGGTCTACCTAATCGGCAACCTGCTCGGCTCGGCGCTCGCCATCTACAAGTGTCAATCAATGGGTCTCCTCCCAACACATTCGTCTGACTGGCTCGCCTTTATCGAGCCCCCGCAG agatTGGAGATAATGGGTGGAGGACTGGTCATGTGA